From Marinoscillum sp. 108, a single genomic window includes:
- the murG gene encoding undecaprenyldiphospho-muramoylpentapeptide beta-N-acetylglucosaminyltransferase gives MISGGGTGGHIYPAISIAQALQDMVQDVEILFVGAQGKMEMKKVPEAGFQIVGLWISGIQRSLSAQNLMFPFKVISSLFKAFGLIRSFKPHAVIGVGGYASGPLLYAASAKKVPTLIQEQNSYAGLTNKWLAGRVNKICVAHDGMEKYFPADKLVVTGNPVRKTILLKPDLKPSAYEFFGFDSSKKTILIVGGSLGARSINEFILAGYDRLAASGYQVIWQTGGYYFEEMKRRVTNPSANILLKDFVREMQYAYAVADVVISRAGALSIAELMLTGKPSILVPSPNVAEDHQTINAMALVERDAAVLVKDNEAAEKLIDTAFALIEDEDRKRVLSENIKGMSHPNSAKDIANEILKMIA, from the coding sequence ATGATAAGTGGAGGCGGCACAGGCGGACACATTTATCCTGCGATCTCCATTGCGCAGGCCTTGCAGGACATGGTACAGGATGTGGAGATTCTGTTTGTAGGCGCGCAGGGCAAAATGGAGATGAAGAAGGTGCCCGAAGCGGGATTTCAAATCGTAGGACTTTGGATCAGTGGCATTCAGCGGAGTTTGTCTGCGCAGAACCTGATGTTCCCCTTCAAAGTGATTTCCAGCTTGTTCAAAGCTTTTGGTTTGATCCGTTCATTCAAACCTCATGCGGTGATCGGCGTGGGTGGGTATGCCAGTGGGCCTTTGCTCTATGCGGCTTCCGCCAAAAAGGTGCCCACACTCATTCAGGAACAAAACTCCTACGCCGGACTGACCAACAAATGGCTGGCTGGCAGGGTGAATAAGATTTGTGTGGCTCACGATGGCATGGAAAAATACTTCCCGGCGGATAAGCTGGTAGTGACAGGAAACCCCGTCAGAAAAACCATTTTGCTCAAGCCGGACTTGAAGCCCTCTGCCTATGAGTTTTTTGGATTTGATTCATCCAAAAAGACCATACTGATAGTAGGTGGCAGCCTCGGTGCCCGATCCATCAACGAATTTATTTTGGCCGGATATGATCGCCTGGCGGCCTCTGGTTATCAGGTGATCTGGCAGACTGGTGGATATTATTTTGAAGAGATGAAACGGAGGGTCACCAACCCCTCTGCCAACATCCTCTTGAAGGATTTTGTACGGGAAATGCAGTATGCCTATGCAGTGGCTGACGTGGTGATTTCACGGGCCGGTGCCTTGTCCATTGCTGAGCTGATGCTCACGGGCAAGCCGAGCATCCTCGTACCCAGCCCCAATGTGGCAGAAGATCATCAAACCATCAATGCCATGGCACTGGTGGAGCGGGATGCCGCCGTGCTGGTAAAAGATAATGAAGCAGCTGAAAAGCTGATTGACACGGCATTTGCACTCATCGAGGATGAGGATCGAAAGCGTGTATTGAGTGAAAATATTAAGGGAATGTCTCACCCGAATTCGGCTAAGGACATTGCCAACGAAATATTGAAAATGATCGCATGA
- the murC gene encoding UDP-N-acetylmuramate--L-alanine ligase yields MKLKDIQSVYFIGIGGIGMSAIARWFNQRGVKVGGYDRVDTNLTTRLSLEGMWVHYEDNPRNIPAEFMDKEKTLIIYTPAIPKKHEELRYFQKKKFIVMKRSEALGIISKRHYTVAVGGTHGKTTTSSMVAHLLNQSEKGCSAFIGGIMTNYDSNLIVGGEDAPVVVEADEFDRSFLWLSPNYTVVTSVDPDHLDIYGDEEQMKDAFGEFVKLSGEDGSTLIHHAAAEKINMHLENLYYTYGIDKGDIQAKALRAVNGMFVFNYHGNEVIKDLTLSVPGFHNVENAVAAVRVALDLGMDPETIKAGIASYRGVKRRFEYIIKDEKLTFIDDYAHHPTEITAFLKSVKALFPRKKLTVIFQPHLFSRTRDFQTGFAESLSLADEIILLDIYPAREEPIPGITSQIIFDNITKEQKILCEKSELMEVIATRNVELLCTVGAGNIDQEVPKLKSYYLKKYQIES; encoded by the coding sequence ATGAAGCTGAAAGACATACAGAGCGTATATTTTATTGGGATCGGCGGCATAGGCATGAGCGCCATCGCCCGTTGGTTCAATCAGCGAGGTGTGAAAGTAGGTGGCTACGATCGGGTAGATACCAACCTTACCACACGCCTGTCTTTGGAAGGCATGTGGGTGCACTATGAGGACAATCCCCGCAATATCCCTGCGGAGTTCATGGACAAGGAGAAAACCCTGATCATTTATACTCCCGCTATTCCGAAAAAACACGAGGAGCTGCGATACTTCCAGAAGAAGAAGTTTATCGTAATGAAGCGCTCCGAGGCACTGGGGATCATTTCCAAAAGGCACTATACCGTAGCTGTGGGGGGCACACACGGGAAGACTACTACCTCGTCTATGGTAGCGCATCTGCTTAATCAGTCAGAGAAGGGCTGCTCTGCTTTCATAGGGGGGATTATGACTAACTATGACTCTAACCTGATAGTGGGTGGGGAGGATGCTCCGGTGGTCGTGGAGGCCGATGAATTTGACCGGTCATTTCTATGGTTGTCTCCCAACTACACCGTGGTTACTTCGGTAGATCCTGATCATCTGGATATTTACGGAGATGAGGAACAGATGAAAGATGCGTTCGGTGAGTTTGTGAAACTCTCTGGTGAGGATGGTAGCACATTGATTCATCATGCTGCGGCAGAGAAGATCAACATGCACCTTGAAAACCTCTACTATACTTACGGAATCGATAAGGGCGATATTCAGGCAAAGGCACTCAGAGCCGTCAACGGAATGTTTGTGTTCAATTATCATGGCAATGAGGTCATCAAAGACCTGACCCTGTCAGTGCCAGGCTTTCACAATGTGGAGAATGCCGTGGCAGCGGTGCGGGTGGCGCTGGATTTGGGCATGGACCCTGAGACCATCAAGGCAGGTATTGCCAGCTATAGAGGTGTGAAGCGACGTTTTGAGTACATTATTAAGGACGAGAAACTCACTTTCATAGATGACTATGCACATCACCCTACGGAGATCACTGCATTTCTTAAGTCTGTAAAGGCGCTGTTTCCCAGAAAGAAACTGACAGTCATCTTTCAGCCTCATTTGTTCAGCAGAACGAGAGATTTTCAGACTGGTTTTGCGGAAAGTTTGTCTCTGGCAGATGAAATAATCCTATTGGATATCTATCCGGCTAGGGAAGAACCGATCCCCGGTATAACTTCGCAGATCATATTCGATAACATCACCAAAGAGCAGAAAATCCTGTGTGAAAAATCCGAGTTGATGGAGGTGATTGCCACCAGAAACGTGGAATTACTTTGCACCGTTGGTGCCGGAAATATTGATCAGGAAGTGCCAAAATTAAAGAGTTACTATCTAAAAAAATACCAGATTGAGTCGTGA
- a CDS encoding FtsW/RodA/SpoVE family cell cycle protein: MNVIKDWAYKNLKGDPVIWFIVFLLSMLSILVVYSSTGSLAYKMMEGDTEYYLFKHSALVMLSLLAMWVAHKIDYRYYAKLSRLALWLSLPLLLFTWQFGTNINEASRWITIPLINQAFQPSDLAKLALVITLASMLSKRQKSIDDFQKAIIPVLVWIGLICALIAMTNVSTAILLFGTCMLMLFIGRVPMKYLAILMIIGVIAGGLALTFGQRTGTAVSRVQSFFDEDETPFQAKQAYIAIATGGLTGKGPGQSDQRNYLPHPYSDFVFAIVLEEYGLIGGISVLFLYLALLYRGMKAAAESHRAYGGLLSAGLSFALVMQAMVNMGVAVGLGPITGLPLPLISMGGTSQLFTGLALGIILSVSRGEIDDIGSPLANNFKAKERIKEAA; this comes from the coding sequence ATGAACGTGATCAAAGATTGGGCATACAAGAACTTAAAAGGCGATCCGGTGATTTGGTTCATCGTGTTTCTGCTGTCTATGCTGAGTATTTTGGTGGTGTACAGCTCCACAGGTAGCCTGGCTTACAAAATGATGGAGGGCGATACAGAGTATTACCTGTTCAAGCATTCCGCGCTGGTCATGCTGAGTTTGCTGGCCATGTGGGTGGCTCATAAAATTGACTATCGCTACTATGCGAAATTGTCCCGATTGGCCCTTTGGTTGTCATTACCACTGCTGCTATTTACCTGGCAGTTTGGTACCAATATCAACGAAGCCTCCAGGTGGATCACCATTCCATTGATCAATCAGGCTTTTCAGCCTTCTGATTTGGCCAAACTGGCGTTGGTTATCACCCTGGCCAGTATGCTTTCCAAACGTCAGAAGAGCATTGACGATTTTCAGAAAGCCATCATCCCTGTTTTGGTTTGGATAGGTCTGATATGTGCACTGATTGCCATGACCAACGTGTCTACGGCCATATTGCTTTTTGGCACCTGTATGCTGATGCTTTTCATCGGACGGGTGCCTATGAAGTACCTGGCCATACTCATGATTATCGGGGTGATCGCCGGAGGACTGGCACTTACCTTCGGACAGCGGACGGGTACTGCAGTGAGCAGGGTGCAGAGTTTCTTCGATGAGGACGAAACACCCTTTCAGGCTAAGCAGGCGTACATAGCCATCGCTACCGGAGGGCTCACCGGCAAAGGCCCGGGGCAGAGTGATCAAAGAAATTATCTACCTCATCCCTATTCAGATTTCGTGTTTGCCATCGTACTGGAAGAGTATGGGCTCATCGGAGGCATTTCGGTGCTGTTCCTTTATCTGGCACTACTCTATCGGGGTATGAAGGCAGCGGCTGAAAGTCATCGGGCTTATGGCGGATTGTTGTCGGCCGGGTTGTCATTTGCTCTGGTCATGCAGGCCATGGTCAATATGGGTGTGGCGGTAGGTTTAGGGCCTATTACAGGATTGCCCTTGCCACTGATCAGTATGGGAGGTACTTCACAGCTCTTTACAGGTCTGGCACTTGGGATCATTTTGAGTGTGAGCCGTGGTGAAATTGATGACATTGGTTCGCCACTGGCGAATAATTTTAAGGCAAAGGAAAGAATTAAAGAAGCAGCATAA
- a CDS encoding cell division protein FtsQ/DivIB, translating to MSRELKTILFLSVSAFIMLVIIGFTGVKNGAKPVNNVLVNIQDQNGDFFTDQLEIMSLLNAGNTDYVLGQSISMLDLKALELRVEANPFVKEAQIYRDVKGNLVVNVEQAQPIARIFNRNGPDQYIDADGTLLPTNARHTARVPILELERSFSWAENITETDYGKDILKMLKYVEKDEFWRAQIAQIVIARDGELTLLPQVTKQEIKFGMPDDLEGKFKKLKIFYKEILPNKGWNTYSLVNLKFKDQIVCE from the coding sequence TTGAGTCGTGAGCTAAAAACCATATTGTTCCTTTCTGTTTCGGCATTCATCATGCTGGTGATCATTGGATTTACCGGGGTGAAAAATGGCGCCAAACCGGTGAATAATGTGCTGGTGAATATCCAGGATCAGAATGGAGATTTCTTTACAGACCAGCTGGAAATTATGAGTTTGCTGAATGCGGGCAATACCGATTATGTACTGGGTCAGTCTATTAGTATGTTGGATCTGAAGGCTTTAGAGTTGCGCGTGGAGGCGAATCCTTTTGTGAAGGAAGCGCAGATCTACAGAGATGTAAAAGGGAACCTCGTCGTGAACGTGGAGCAAGCTCAACCGATCGCGAGAATTTTCAATCGGAATGGCCCGGACCAATACATTGATGCGGATGGCACCCTGCTGCCCACTAATGCACGACATACCGCTCGTGTGCCTATTCTCGAGCTCGAGCGCTCCTTTAGCTGGGCTGAAAATATTACTGAGACGGATTATGGAAAGGATATACTGAAGATGCTGAAGTATGTGGAGAAGGATGAGTTTTGGAGAGCACAGATTGCACAGATAGTGATCGCCAGAGATGGAGAGCTTACGTTGCTCCCACAGGTGACCAAGCAGGAAATTAAATTCGGAATGCCAGATGACCTGGAAGGGAAGTTTAAAAAACTTAAGATTTTTTACAAAGAGATCTTGCCAAACAAAGGGTGGAATACCTACAGTTTGGTAAACCTCAAGTTTAAGGATCAAATCGTCTGTGAATAA
- the ftsZ gene encoding cell division protein FtsZ — translation MAENMYQFDLPSHHKSIIKVIGVGGGGSNAVNHMYNLGIKDVEFVVCNTDIQALESSPVPNKLQLGVNLTAGLGAGANPEKGKHAALESTEDIREMLSEDTKMVFITAGMGGGTGTGAAPVIAQIAKEMDILTVGIVTAPFMFEGRKKIQAANDGIAELKANCDTVLVILNDKLREIFGNLPIREAFGQADNVLTTAAKGIAEIITVPGYVNVDFEDVKTVMKNAGAAVMGSAQTHGENRGRRAAEEALNSPLLNNQNVNGADKILLSIMSGEDAELQMDELADITDYMQEFAGEDAEVIFGHGVDADLGMNIRVTVIATGFGGVQEIQPIARKQNTTPAPDSKRVYDLESSRQIKLFDSAKDDEEDEDDFEEKKETPKRDSFTYDFLKDEIKKAVEEEDELDDNDFEFDLGGGYEVFDESDEEEEDEKEADDDFFSIESLERNHSPSKKLELMEQRRKREQMLEGTSKEDLSTQNFKEKFDVPAYERKKVTFAKVPHSSERNISKFNLTDDNQILGNNKYLHDNVD, via the coding sequence ATGGCAGAAAATATGTATCAATTTGATTTACCCTCGCACCACAAATCCATCATTAAAGTGATCGGAGTAGGTGGAGGAGGAAGTAACGCCGTAAATCACATGTATAACCTTGGAATCAAGGATGTAGAGTTTGTGGTTTGTAACACTGATATTCAGGCGCTGGAGAGCAGTCCGGTACCTAATAAGCTTCAGCTGGGGGTAAACCTCACGGCTGGCCTGGGAGCAGGAGCAAATCCTGAAAAAGGTAAACATGCAGCGCTCGAGTCTACAGAAGACATTCGTGAGATGCTGTCTGAAGATACTAAAATGGTGTTCATCACTGCCGGAATGGGCGGTGGTACAGGTACAGGGGCCGCTCCGGTGATCGCACAGATCGCCAAGGAGATGGACATCCTGACCGTGGGTATTGTCACAGCGCCCTTTATGTTTGAAGGGCGTAAGAAAATTCAGGCCGCTAATGATGGTATTGCTGAGCTAAAAGCCAACTGTGATACCGTTCTGGTCATCCTCAATGACAAACTGAGGGAGATTTTTGGCAACCTGCCGATCAGAGAAGCCTTCGGTCAGGCGGACAATGTATTGACCACTGCGGCCAAAGGGATTGCTGAGATCATCACGGTGCCTGGTTATGTGAATGTGGATTTTGAGGATGTGAAAACCGTGATGAAAAATGCGGGTGCCGCTGTGATGGGCTCTGCACAGACACATGGTGAAAACAGAGGCCGACGTGCCGCTGAGGAAGCCCTCAATTCGCCACTGCTCAACAATCAGAATGTGAATGGTGCTGACAAAATCCTTCTCTCCATCATGTCCGGTGAGGACGCTGAGTTGCAGATGGATGAATTGGCAGATATCACAGATTACATGCAGGAGTTTGCGGGTGAGGATGCTGAGGTGATCTTCGGTCACGGCGTGGATGCCGACCTGGGCATGAACATACGGGTGACGGTCATTGCGACCGGATTCGGTGGTGTACAGGAGATCCAGCCTATAGCCAGAAAGCAAAACACCACACCAGCACCTGATTCCAAGCGTGTTTACGATTTGGAGTCATCGCGTCAGATCAAGCTGTTTGACAGTGCCAAGGACGATGAGGAGGATGAAGACGATTTTGAAGAGAAGAAAGAAACGCCCAAAAGGGATAGCTTCACATATGATTTTCTCAAAGACGAAATCAAAAAGGCCGTAGAGGAAGAAGATGAGCTGGATGACAATGACTTTGAGTTTGACCTGGGAGGCGGCTATGAAGTGTTTGATGAAAGTGACGAGGAGGAGGAAGATGAGAAGGAAGCAGACGACGATTTTTTCTCAATAGAAAGCCTGGAGCGCAATCACAGCCCTTCTAAAAAGCTGGAGTTGATGGAGCAGCGCAGAAAGCGTGAGCAAATGTTGGAGGGAACCAGTAAAGAAGATCTTTCGACCCAGAACTTTAAAGAGAAGTTTGATGTACCCGCTTACGAGCGTAAAAAGGTGACTTTTGCGAAAGTTCCACACAGTTCTGAGCGCAATATTTCAAAGTTCAATCTTACGGATGATAATCAGATACTTGGAAACAATAAGTATCTCCATGACAATGTAGATTAA
- the murD gene encoding UDP-N-acetylmuramoyl-L-alanine--D-glutamate ligase yields MSKSIAILGAGESGIGAAILGLKHGYRVFLSDAGAISADRKLVLQSYGIAFEEGGHSEDIILASDEVIKSPGIPDKVPMIQALVAKGIPVISEIEFAYRYIPQTAKVIAITGTNGKTTTTLLTYHILKSAGLKVALGGNVGVSLAKLVAEGDYDYYVVEVSSFQLDGIVKFKPNVAVLLNITPDHLDRYDYDFQKYVASKFRITENLSHEESFIYCADSEPVTEEVAKRKIEACLFAISATKSPKWEAYMDDEHLIFNYRFKEKDKKHTIPVSEISLIGKHNMINSMSAVLSALTMEVSIEQILKGLKTFVNAPHRLEFCGEIDGVRFINDSKATNVDAVYYALEGIRQPIVWIAGGIDKGNEYDQIAALVADKVKGLICLGVDNSKLTGRFGSTVETRETRSVEEAVNLGYEMAASGDVVLLSPACASFDLFKNYEDRGDQFRVAVKNLKETKRAKV; encoded by the coding sequence ATGAGTAAATCTATCGCCATATTGGGAGCAGGTGAAAGCGGAATCGGTGCAGCCATACTAGGGCTGAAGCACGGATACCGCGTCTTTCTGTCCGATGCAGGAGCCATTTCTGCGGATAGAAAGCTCGTGCTGCAATCTTATGGGATAGCATTTGAAGAAGGAGGACACAGCGAGGACATCATATTAGCTTCAGATGAGGTGATCAAAAGCCCGGGCATTCCGGATAAGGTACCCATGATTCAGGCGTTGGTGGCAAAGGGAATTCCAGTCATATCGGAGATCGAGTTTGCTTACAGATACATTCCTCAGACTGCCAAAGTCATAGCCATTACCGGTACCAATGGGAAGACCACCACTACACTGCTCACTTACCACATCCTGAAGTCTGCAGGGTTGAAAGTGGCTCTGGGTGGCAATGTGGGTGTAAGCCTGGCCAAGTTGGTGGCAGAAGGCGATTACGACTATTACGTGGTAGAGGTGAGCAGTTTCCAGTTGGATGGCATTGTGAAATTCAAACCCAATGTGGCGGTGTTGCTCAATATCACTCCCGATCACCTGGATAGATATGATTATGACTTTCAAAAGTATGTAGCCTCCAAGTTCAGGATTACGGAGAACCTCAGTCATGAGGAGTCATTCATCTACTGTGCAGACAGCGAGCCGGTGACAGAGGAAGTAGCTAAACGCAAAATAGAGGCTTGCCTTTTTGCGATTTCTGCTACAAAAAGCCCGAAATGGGAGGCCTACATGGATGATGAGCACCTCATTTTCAATTACAGGTTTAAAGAGAAAGATAAGAAACATACCATCCCCGTATCAGAAATTTCCCTGATCGGTAAACACAATATGATCAACTCTATGTCGGCGGTACTTAGCGCCCTTACCATGGAGGTGTCCATTGAGCAGATCCTGAAAGGCCTCAAAACCTTTGTGAACGCCCCGCACCGGCTGGAGTTCTGCGGAGAGATCGATGGTGTGCGCTTTATCAATGATTCCAAGGCTACCAATGTAGATGCGGTCTATTATGCATTGGAAGGTATTCGTCAGCCGATCGTTTGGATTGCCGGGGGGATAGACAAAGGAAATGAATATGATCAGATCGCTGCGCTGGTAGCAGACAAAGTAAAGGGATTGATTTGCCTGGGGGTCGACAACAGCAAGCTTACCGGTCGCTTTGGCAGTACGGTAGAGACCCGGGAGACGCGTAGTGTAGAGGAGGCGGTGAATTTAGGATATGAAATGGCCGCCAGTGGTGATGTGGTGTTGCTGTCGCCTGCCTGTGCCAGTTTTGATTTATTCAAAAACTATGAGGACAGAGGTGACCAGTTTCGGGTAGCGGTGAAAAATTTGAAAGAGACTAAAAGAGCAAAAGTATGA
- a CDS encoding cation:proton antiporter has translation MEFFNYWPLFVIFIIAWIVPLILSWLEVSKVPSVIVEIVMGVIVGPYVLDLIEPTPLMDFLAGTGFLFLIFLSGLEIDVPKMISSLPKGRIRIIDILSNSLLVALFIYFGSLFLSIPMAWLISQFIEIDLIFYILLFPTVALSITVPILKSEGELTRKFGQIMLMEGAIATIMSIILISVYSGVLKNGFQVELLLFTVIFIVFILTYVIGRRLIKVRTFQKVLYTLEHAASQIRVRGTVALLLFFVLIAYLIDTELAMGAFFAGVLLSLFINKERSALVFKLDGMSYGFFIPIFFIMVGVQLDVSALSQFGESIPFVLTLVLGFFATQVLPALILIKVFGLKKALAGGVLLTARMGLTIAAAQIGLSLQVITAADNAAIVAAAIFTSLLSPLAYKFFSQEEDLYYSIYIFGGSKASLLLAERMKMHDIPCLTIIQNQAIIPDFEQKNLNIWAVDELDTSVFGELDIRTPDLVIMLTESKKLNQQLALYVKNKLNHSKIILRKQSASHELVDTESDLKLIDIDELLAGYVEDMIVRPETLTSLSESFGMYRIEEILLTRKELHRKQVMEVAFPPSGSLVVLRRDDEVFIPHGDTHLLLGDTLTVIGNSTALTEFRDILE, from the coding sequence ATGGAATTCTTCAACTACTGGCCTTTATTTGTCATTTTCATAATCGCTTGGATCGTTCCGCTCATACTTTCCTGGCTGGAAGTGAGCAAGGTACCTTCAGTGATTGTGGAAATCGTGATGGGGGTGATTGTAGGGCCCTATGTACTGGATCTGATCGAACCCACGCCTTTGATGGATTTCCTGGCAGGTACAGGTTTTCTATTCTTAATTTTCCTATCGGGCCTGGAGATTGACGTCCCAAAGATGATCTCCTCTTTACCCAAGGGACGGATCAGGATCATTGATATCCTGAGTAATTCCCTGCTCGTGGCTTTATTTATCTATTTCGGCTCATTGTTTTTGTCCATCCCAATGGCATGGCTCATCAGTCAGTTTATCGAAATCGATCTGATATTTTACATTCTGCTCTTCCCCACTGTTGCCTTGAGCATTACAGTACCCATCCTGAAATCTGAAGGCGAGCTTACACGAAAATTTGGGCAGATCATGCTCATGGAAGGGGCTATTGCCACCATCATGAGTATCATCCTTATTTCGGTGTATTCCGGGGTGCTGAAAAATGGCTTTCAGGTGGAGCTCTTGCTTTTTACCGTCATCTTCATCGTATTCATACTCACCTATGTCATCGGTCGCCGACTTATCAAAGTACGCACCTTCCAAAAGGTACTCTACACCCTGGAGCATGCCGCCAGCCAGATCAGAGTAAGGGGCACAGTGGCTTTGCTTTTGTTTTTTGTGCTCATTGCCTACCTCATAGATACGGAGCTGGCTATGGGCGCCTTTTTTGCCGGCGTACTACTCAGCTTGTTTATCAATAAAGAACGCTCCGCACTGGTATTTAAGCTGGACGGCATGAGTTATGGCTTCTTCATTCCCATATTTTTCATCATGGTAGGGGTGCAACTGGATGTGTCGGCACTGAGCCAATTTGGCGAATCCATTCCTTTTGTACTCACCCTGGTGCTGGGCTTTTTTGCTACCCAGGTGTTACCCGCCCTTATCCTCATTAAAGTTTTTGGATTAAAAAAAGCACTGGCCGGAGGAGTATTACTGACCGCCCGTATGGGATTGACCATAGCTGCCGCGCAAATAGGTCTGTCATTGCAGGTGATCACTGCCGCAGACAATGCCGCCATCGTGGCAGCGGCCATTTTCACCAGTTTACTCTCACCTCTGGCCTATAAGTTCTTCAGCCAGGAAGAAGACCTCTACTATAGCATCTATATTTTCGGTGGCAGCAAGGCCAGTTTACTACTTGCCGAGCGCATGAAAATGCACGATATCCCATGCCTGACGATCATTCAGAATCAAGCAATTATTCCTGATTTTGAACAAAAAAACCTCAATATATGGGCTGTGGATGAGTTGGATACTTCTGTTTTCGGTGAACTGGATATCCGCACCCCTGACCTGGTGATTATGCTTACGGAGTCCAAAAAACTCAACCAGCAACTGGCACTGTATGTCAAAAACAAATTGAATCACAGTAAGATCATACTGAGGAAACAGTCGGCTTCACATGAACTTGTGGATACCGAATCAGATCTAAAACTGATAGACATTGATGAATTGCTTGCCGGCTATGTAGAAGACATGATCGTGAGACCTGAAACACTTACCTCCTTGTCGGAAAGTTTTGGTATGTACCGGATAGAGGAAATACTCCTCACAAGAAAAGAACTACACCGAAAACAGGTGATGGAAGTGGCATTCCCCCCTTCAGGGTCCCTAGTGGTCCTGCGCAGGGATGATGAAGTCTTTATCCCACACGGAGACACACATCTACTTCTGGGCGACACCCTGACTGTCATAGGAAACAGTACTGCGCTTACAGAGTTTCGGGATATTTTGGAATAA
- the ftsA gene encoding cell division protein FtsA, producing MEDKIIVGLDIGTTKICVIVGRKNEFGKLEVLGMGKAVSDGVIRGIVTNIDKTVNAIEKAVAEASEQSGIDIRVVNVGIAGQHIKSAVHHGSITRDSDDEITVEDVNRLTNDMYRIVIPPGSEIIHVMPQDYIIDYEDGIKDPVGMSGVKMEADFHIITAQTNAINNINKCVRRAGLDIENLILEPLASSLAVLSDEEKEAGVCLVDIGGGTTDIAVFYDNIIRHTAVIPFGGNIITSDIKQGCMVMEHQAEQLKTKFGRAISEEANPNEIVSIPGLRNRAPKEISLKNLAHVIEARMEEIIEMVHTEIITSGFHKKLAAGIVVTGGGSQLTNLQQLFEYMTGLDTRIGYPNEHLGKSKVDAVKSPMYATSVGLVLSGFRAIDIREDRYNEKIAKGKALKPRNKQGAKFFQNILEKTKGLLIDDIDDERDY from the coding sequence ATGGAAGATAAAATCATCGTCGGACTGGACATAGGTACCACCAAGATATGCGTCATCGTAGGGCGTAAAAATGAATTTGGTAAGCTGGAGGTGTTGGGCATGGGCAAGGCAGTATCTGACGGAGTGATCCGCGGTATTGTCACCAACATTGACAAAACAGTGAATGCCATTGAAAAGGCTGTTGCAGAGGCCAGTGAGCAGTCGGGTATTGATATCCGGGTGGTCAACGTTGGCATTGCCGGTCAGCACATCAAGAGCGCTGTGCATCACGGATCTATCACCCGCGATAGCGACGATGAGATCACCGTGGAGGATGTGAACAGACTTACCAATGATATGTACCGTATCGTGATTCCTCCGGGGAGCGAGATCATTCACGTGATGCCGCAGGATTACATCATCGACTATGAGGATGGTATCAAAGATCCTGTGGGAATGTCTGGGGTGAAGATGGAAGCAGACTTCCACATCATCACGGCGCAGACCAACGCCATCAATAATATCAATAAGTGCGTGCGCAGAGCAGGCCTTGATATCGAAAATCTTATCCTGGAACCTTTAGCATCCAGTTTGGCAGTGTTGAGTGATGAAGAAAAAGAAGCCGGCGTTTGTCTGGTGGACATAGGTGGTGGTACTACCGATATCGCAGTATTTTATGATAATATCATACGTCACACTGCAGTCATTCCATTTGGTGGCAACATCATCACTTCAGACATCAAGCAGGGCTGTATGGTGATGGAGCACCAGGCTGAGCAGTTGAAGACCAAATTTGGGCGGGCCATTTCTGAAGAGGCCAATCCAAATGAGATTGTATCTATTCCCGGATTGAGAAACAGGGCACCAAAGGAGATTTCATTGAAAAATCTGGCCCATGTGATCGAAGCTCGTATGGAAGAGATCATAGAGATGGTGCACACTGAGATTATCACTTCTGGGTTTCATAAAAAACTGGCAGCTGGTATCGTGGTGACTGGCGGTGGCTCGCAGCTCACCAATTTGCAGCAGTTGTTTGAGTATATGACTGGGCTGGATACACGCATTGGTTACCCCAATGAACACCTCGGCAAGAGCAAGGTGGACGCAGTGAAGAGTCCGATGTATGCTACCTCCGTAGGTTTGGTGCTATCAGGCTTTAGGGCCATAGACATCAGGGAGGACCGATATAATGAGAAAATTGCTAAAGGCAAGGCCTTGAAACCTCGCAATAAGCAGGGAGCTAAGTTTTTTCAGAATATTCTGGAGAAAACCAAGGGACTTTTGATCGATGATATCGATGATGAAAGGGATTATTAA